In the Engystomops pustulosus chromosome 2, aEngPut4.maternal, whole genome shotgun sequence genome, one interval contains:
- the OMP gene encoding olfactory marker protein, translating to MATEASEIELVFTEDTQLTKCMRIRALGLQQKNAKPQEGEKLLKPNEYIYRLDFGKQKLKFLWWKVLLKTPGKVTITGTSQHWTPDLTNLMNRQLLDPSAIFWKETDDDEIQFNEADAQEFGERLCELAKIRKVMFFVLTFTDGAEPGNVSCSVGFRT from the coding sequence ATGGCGACTGAGGCATCGGAAATCGAGCTGGTCTTCACAGAGGACACCCAGCTCACCAAGTGCATGCGTATACGAGCGCTAGGCCTCCAACAGAAGAACGCCAAGCCCCAAGAAGGTGAAAAGTTACTCAAACCGAACGAGTACATCTATCGGCTAGACTTCGGCAAACAGAAATTGAAGTTCCTATGGTGGAAAGTCCTCCTCAAGACTCCTGGGAAAGTCACCATCACTGGGACATCTCAGCACTGGACTCCAGACCTCACCAATCTCATGAATAGACAACTTCTGGATCCTTCAGCCATCTTTTGGAAAGAAACGGATGATGATGAGATCCAGTTCAACGAGGCAGACGCCCAAGAGTTTGGGGAGAGGTTGTGCGAGCTCGCCAAAATCCGAAAGGTTATGTTCTTTGTCCTGACTTTTACCGATGGTGCTGAACCGGGGAATGTCTCCTGCTCGGTGGGATttagaacataa